Proteins encoded in a region of the Nicotiana tomentosiformis chromosome 9, ASM39032v3, whole genome shotgun sequence genome:
- the LOC104110155 gene encoding uncharacterized protein isoform X6 → MVTYPNMLEFFESLGVDMEISDMSFSVSLDKGHGCEWGSRNGLSGLFAQKKNVLNPYFWQMIREIIKFKQDVISYLEALDNNPDIDRNETLGHFIQSHSYSELFQKAYLIPICASIWSCPSDGVMGFSAYSILSFCRNHHLLQLFGRPQWLTVRWRSRTYVNKVKEELEKRGCQLKTGCEVNSLSTNEEGCTVACTDGCKDVYDGCIMAAHAPDTLRMLGKEATYDETRILGAFQYVYSDIYLHCDKNFLPRNPAAWSAWNFLGTMNDKVCVTYWLNILQNLGETERPYCVTLNPPHTPEHTMLKWTTGHPVPSVAASIASSELHQIQGKRGIWFCGAYQGYGFHEDGLKAGAIAAQGLLKRNYSVLNNPKHMVPTWKETGARLLVTRFLKSFISTGCIILLEEGGTMFTFEGTENKSSLKVSLRVHSPRFYWKVATQGDLGLADAFIQGDFSFVDKNEGLLNLFMIFVNNRDLKASVTRSSKKRGWWTPLLFTAAVSSAKYFVRHVSNQNTLTQARRNISRHYDLSNELFSLFLDETMTYSCAIFKSEEEDLKVAQERKISLLIEKAKVSKEHHILEIGCGWGSLAVEVAKRTGCKYTGITLSEQQLKYAQLRVQQAGLQDHITFLLCDYRQLPNMSRYDRIISCEMLEAVGHEFMEEFFTCCESALAGDGLLVLQFISIPDERYDEYRQSSDFIKEYIFPGACLPALSRVTSAMAAASRLSVEHLEDIGIHYYQTLRCWRKNFLQKQSQIHALGFDNKFIRTWEYYFDYCAAGFKTCTLGDYQIVFSRPGNIAAFGDPYSAVPSAY, encoded by the exons ATG GTAACATATCCAAACATGTTGGAATTTTTTGAGAGTCTTGGAGTTGATATGGAGATCTCCGATATGTCATTTTCAGTGAGCTTGGACAAAGGCCATGGTTGTGAATGGGGTAGCCGAAATGGACTCTCTGGTTTGTTTGCACAGAAAAAGAATGTCTTGAATCCATACTTTTGGCAAATGATTAGAGAAATCATCAAGTTCAAGCAGGATGTCATAAG TTACCTTGAGGCACTTGATAACAATCCTGACATTGATCGGAACGAAACGTTAGGACATTTTATTCAGTCACATAGTTATTCGGAGTTATTTCAGAAAGCTTATTTG ATTCCAATATGTGCTTCAATTTGGTCCTGCCCCTCGGATGGAGTAATGGGCTTTTCTGCTTATTCCATTCTTTCATTCTGTCGCAACCACCATCTTTTGCAG CTCTTTGGTCGCCCTCAATGGCTCACTGTTAGATGGCGATCACGTACATATGTAAACAAG GTTAAGGAGGAGCTGGAGAAGAGAGGCTGCCAATTAAAGACTGGTTGTGAAGTAAATTCTTTATCAACGAATGAAGAAG GTTGTACTGTAGCTTGCACTGATGGTTGCAAAGACGTATACGATGGATGCATAATGGCTGCACATGCACCAGATACTCTGAGAATGTTAGGCAAAGAGGCAACATACGATGAAACAAGAATACTTGGTGCTTTCCAATATGTTTATAG TGATATTTACCTTCATTGTGACAAAAATTTCCTGCCTCGCAACCCAGCAGCATGGAGTGCATGGAATTTTCTTGGAACCATGAACGATAAAGTATGCGTGACATATTGGCTCAATATACTCCAG AATCTTGGTGAGACAGAGCGACCTTACTGTGTAACTCTTAATCCTCCTCACACACCTGAACATACGATGCTTAAGTGGACCACAGGCCACCCCGTACCCTCAGTTGCTGCATCAATAGCTTCATCCGAGCTACATCAAATCCAAGGAAAGAGAGGAATATGGTTTTGTGGAGCATATCAAG GCTATGGTTTCCATGAGGATGGACTAAAG GCAGGCGCGATTGCTGCACAAGGTCTGCTTAAGAGAAACTATAGTGTCCTGAACAATCCAAAACACATGGTTCCTACCTGGAAAGAAACAGGAGCACGCCTCCTCGTTACTAGATTTCTCAAGAGTTTCATTTCAACAGGATGCATAAT CTTGTTAGAAGAAGGGGGCACGATGTTCACCTTCGAAGGAACAGAGAATAAAAGCTCTCTTAAAGTTTCTCTTAGAGTTCATAGTCCGCGGTTTTACTGGAAG GTAGCAACTCAAGGTGACTTAGGCCTTGCCGATGCTTTTATTCAAGGGGATTTTTCTTTTGTTGATAAGAATGAAGGTCTTCTTAATCTTTTCATG ATTTTTGTTAACAACAGAGATTTGAAAGCATCAGTGACAAGGTCTAGTAAGAAAAG AGGCTGGTGGACACCATTGCTTTTTACAGCTGCAGTATCATCTGCAAAATATTTCGTTCGACATGTTTCAAATCAAAACACCCTGACTCAGGCTCGTCGGAACATCTCTCGTCACTATGACCTG AGTAATGAACTCTTCTCTCTATTTCTAGATGAgacaatgacatattcatgtgcAATTTTTAAG AGTGAAGAGGAAGACTTGAAAGTTGCACAGGAGAGGAAAATTTCTCTTCTCATTGAAAAG GCAAAAGTTAGCAAGGAACATCACATTTTAGAGATAGGATGTGGTTGGGGAAGTTTGGCTGTGGAAGTTGCTAAGCGAACAGGATGTAAATATACCGGTATCACTCTCTCTGAACAGCAACTGAAATATGCACAGTTAAGAGTTCAGCAAGCAGGCCTTCAG GATCACATAACATTTCTCTTATGTGACTATCGCCAATTGCCAAATATGTCGAGATATGACAGGATTATATCATG TGAGATGTTAGAAGCTGTTGGTCATGAGTTTATGGAGGAGTTCTTTACTTGCTGTGAATCCGCACTTGCAGGAGATGGCCTTCTTGTTCTGCAG TTCATTTCAATACCAGACGAGAGGTATGACGAATACAGGCAGAGCTCTGACTTCATAAAAGAGTATATATTCCCAGGTGCATGCTTGCCTGCACTTAGTCGAGTAACATCAGCCATGGCTGCAGCGTCCAGACTAAG TGTAGAGCACCTAGAAGATATAGGAATTCATTACTATCAAACACTGAGATGCTGGCGGAAAAACTTCCTGCAAAAACAAAG CCAAATTCATGCTTTGGGATTCGACAACAAGTTCATCAGGACATGGGAGTACTACTTTGATTACTGTGCTGCTGGATTCAAAACGTGCACACTAGGAGATTATCAG ATTGTATTTTCAAGGCCAGGGAATATTGCAGCATTTGGTGATCCTTACAGTGCAGTGCCTTCAGCTTATTAG
- the LOC104110155 gene encoding uncharacterized protein isoform X4 → MFLLLVTYPNMLEFFESLGVDMEISDMSFSVSLDKGHGCEWGSRNGLSGLFAQKKNVLNPYFWQMIREIIKFKQDVISYLEALDNNPDIDRNETLGHFIQSHSYSELFQKAYLIPICASIWSCPSDGVMGFSAYSILSFCRNHHLLQLFGRPQWLTVRWRSRTYVNKVKEELEKRGCQLKTGCEVNSLSTNEEGCTVACTDGCKDVYDGCIMAAHAPDTLRMLGKEATYDETRILGAFQYVYSDIYLHCDKNFLPRNPAAWSAWNFLGTMNDKVCVTYWLNILQNLGETERPYCVTLNPPHTPEHTMLKWTTGHPVPSVAASIASSELHQIQGKRGIWFCGAYQGYGFHEDGLKAGAIAAQGLLKRNYSVLNNPKHMVPTWKETGARLLVTRFLKSFISTGCIILLEEGGTMFTFEGTENKSSLKVSLRVHSPRFYWKVATQGDLGLADAFIQGDFSFVDKNEGLLNLFMIFVNNRDLKASVTRSSKKRGWWTPLLFTAAVSSAKYFVRHVSNQNTLTQARRNISRHYDLSNELFSLFLDETMTYSCAIFKSEEEDLKVAQERKISLLIEKAKVSKEHHILEIGCGWGSLAVEVAKRTGCKYTGITLSEQQLKYAQLRVQQAGLQDHITFLLCDYRQLPNMSRYDRIISCEMLEAVGHEFMEEFFTCCESALAGDGLLVLQFISIPDERYDEYRQSSDFIKEYIFPGACLPALSRVTSAMAAASRLSVEHLEDIGIHYYQTLRCWRKNFLQKQSQIHALGFDNKFIRTWEYYFDYCAAGFKTCTLGDYQIVFSRPGNIAAFGDPYSAVPSAY, encoded by the exons ATGTTTCTGCTCTTG GTAACATATCCAAACATGTTGGAATTTTTTGAGAGTCTTGGAGTTGATATGGAGATCTCCGATATGTCATTTTCAGTGAGCTTGGACAAAGGCCATGGTTGTGAATGGGGTAGCCGAAATGGACTCTCTGGTTTGTTTGCACAGAAAAAGAATGTCTTGAATCCATACTTTTGGCAAATGATTAGAGAAATCATCAAGTTCAAGCAGGATGTCATAAG TTACCTTGAGGCACTTGATAACAATCCTGACATTGATCGGAACGAAACGTTAGGACATTTTATTCAGTCACATAGTTATTCGGAGTTATTTCAGAAAGCTTATTTG ATTCCAATATGTGCTTCAATTTGGTCCTGCCCCTCGGATGGAGTAATGGGCTTTTCTGCTTATTCCATTCTTTCATTCTGTCGCAACCACCATCTTTTGCAG CTCTTTGGTCGCCCTCAATGGCTCACTGTTAGATGGCGATCACGTACATATGTAAACAAG GTTAAGGAGGAGCTGGAGAAGAGAGGCTGCCAATTAAAGACTGGTTGTGAAGTAAATTCTTTATCAACGAATGAAGAAG GTTGTACTGTAGCTTGCACTGATGGTTGCAAAGACGTATACGATGGATGCATAATGGCTGCACATGCACCAGATACTCTGAGAATGTTAGGCAAAGAGGCAACATACGATGAAACAAGAATACTTGGTGCTTTCCAATATGTTTATAG TGATATTTACCTTCATTGTGACAAAAATTTCCTGCCTCGCAACCCAGCAGCATGGAGTGCATGGAATTTTCTTGGAACCATGAACGATAAAGTATGCGTGACATATTGGCTCAATATACTCCAG AATCTTGGTGAGACAGAGCGACCTTACTGTGTAACTCTTAATCCTCCTCACACACCTGAACATACGATGCTTAAGTGGACCACAGGCCACCCCGTACCCTCAGTTGCTGCATCAATAGCTTCATCCGAGCTACATCAAATCCAAGGAAAGAGAGGAATATGGTTTTGTGGAGCATATCAAG GCTATGGTTTCCATGAGGATGGACTAAAG GCAGGCGCGATTGCTGCACAAGGTCTGCTTAAGAGAAACTATAGTGTCCTGAACAATCCAAAACACATGGTTCCTACCTGGAAAGAAACAGGAGCACGCCTCCTCGTTACTAGATTTCTCAAGAGTTTCATTTCAACAGGATGCATAAT CTTGTTAGAAGAAGGGGGCACGATGTTCACCTTCGAAGGAACAGAGAATAAAAGCTCTCTTAAAGTTTCTCTTAGAGTTCATAGTCCGCGGTTTTACTGGAAG GTAGCAACTCAAGGTGACTTAGGCCTTGCCGATGCTTTTATTCAAGGGGATTTTTCTTTTGTTGATAAGAATGAAGGTCTTCTTAATCTTTTCATG ATTTTTGTTAACAACAGAGATTTGAAAGCATCAGTGACAAGGTCTAGTAAGAAAAG AGGCTGGTGGACACCATTGCTTTTTACAGCTGCAGTATCATCTGCAAAATATTTCGTTCGACATGTTTCAAATCAAAACACCCTGACTCAGGCTCGTCGGAACATCTCTCGTCACTATGACCTG AGTAATGAACTCTTCTCTCTATTTCTAGATGAgacaatgacatattcatgtgcAATTTTTAAG AGTGAAGAGGAAGACTTGAAAGTTGCACAGGAGAGGAAAATTTCTCTTCTCATTGAAAAG GCAAAAGTTAGCAAGGAACATCACATTTTAGAGATAGGATGTGGTTGGGGAAGTTTGGCTGTGGAAGTTGCTAAGCGAACAGGATGTAAATATACCGGTATCACTCTCTCTGAACAGCAACTGAAATATGCACAGTTAAGAGTTCAGCAAGCAGGCCTTCAG GATCACATAACATTTCTCTTATGTGACTATCGCCAATTGCCAAATATGTCGAGATATGACAGGATTATATCATG TGAGATGTTAGAAGCTGTTGGTCATGAGTTTATGGAGGAGTTCTTTACTTGCTGTGAATCCGCACTTGCAGGAGATGGCCTTCTTGTTCTGCAG TTCATTTCAATACCAGACGAGAGGTATGACGAATACAGGCAGAGCTCTGACTTCATAAAAGAGTATATATTCCCAGGTGCATGCTTGCCTGCACTTAGTCGAGTAACATCAGCCATGGCTGCAGCGTCCAGACTAAG TGTAGAGCACCTAGAAGATATAGGAATTCATTACTATCAAACACTGAGATGCTGGCGGAAAAACTTCCTGCAAAAACAAAG CCAAATTCATGCTTTGGGATTCGACAACAAGTTCATCAGGACATGGGAGTACTACTTTGATTACTGTGCTGCTGGATTCAAAACGTGCACACTAGGAGATTATCAG ATTGTATTTTCAAGGCCAGGGAATATTGCAGCATTTGGTGATCCTTACAGTGCAGTGCCTTCAGCTTATTAG
- the LOC104110155 gene encoding uncharacterized protein isoform X8 encodes MLEFFESLGVDMEISDMSFSVSLDKGHGCEWGSRNGLSGLFAQKKNVLNPYFWQMIREIIKFKQDVISYLEALDNNPDIDRNETLGHFIQSHSYSELFQKAYLIPICASIWSCPSDGVMGFSAYSILSFCRNHHLLQLFGRPQWLTVRWRSRTYVNKVKEELEKRGCQLKTGCEVNSLSTNEEGCTVACTDGCKDVYDGCIMAAHAPDTLRMLGKEATYDETRILGAFQYVYSDIYLHCDKNFLPRNPAAWSAWNFLGTMNDKVCVTYWLNILQNLGETERPYCVTLNPPHTPEHTMLKWTTGHPVPSVAASIASSELHQIQGKRGIWFCGAYQGYGFHEDGLKAGAIAAQGLLKRNYSVLNNPKHMVPTWKETGARLLVTRFLKSFISTGCIILLEEGGTMFTFEGTENKSSLKVSLRVHSPRFYWKVATQGDLGLADAFIQGDFSFVDKNEGLLNLFMIFVNNRDLKASVTRSSKKRGWWTPLLFTAAVSSAKYFVRHVSNQNTLTQARRNISRHYDLSNELFSLFLDETMTYSCAIFKSEEEDLKVAQERKISLLIEKAKVSKEHHILEIGCGWGSLAVEVAKRTGCKYTGITLSEQQLKYAQLRVQQAGLQDHITFLLCDYRQLPNMSRYDRIISCEMLEAVGHEFMEEFFTCCESALAGDGLLVLQFISIPDERYDEYRQSSDFIKEYIFPGACLPALSRVTSAMAAASRLSVEHLEDIGIHYYQTLRCWRKNFLQKQSQIHALGFDNKFIRTWEYYFDYCAAGFKTCTLGDYQIVFSRPGNIAAFGDPYSAVPSAY; translated from the exons ATGTTGGAATTTTTTGAGAGTCTTGGAGTTGATATGGAGATCTCCGATATGTCATTTTCAGTGAGCTTGGACAAAGGCCATGGTTGTGAATGGGGTAGCCGAAATGGACTCTCTGGTTTGTTTGCACAGAAAAAGAATGTCTTGAATCCATACTTTTGGCAAATGATTAGAGAAATCATCAAGTTCAAGCAGGATGTCATAAG TTACCTTGAGGCACTTGATAACAATCCTGACATTGATCGGAACGAAACGTTAGGACATTTTATTCAGTCACATAGTTATTCGGAGTTATTTCAGAAAGCTTATTTG ATTCCAATATGTGCTTCAATTTGGTCCTGCCCCTCGGATGGAGTAATGGGCTTTTCTGCTTATTCCATTCTTTCATTCTGTCGCAACCACCATCTTTTGCAG CTCTTTGGTCGCCCTCAATGGCTCACTGTTAGATGGCGATCACGTACATATGTAAACAAG GTTAAGGAGGAGCTGGAGAAGAGAGGCTGCCAATTAAAGACTGGTTGTGAAGTAAATTCTTTATCAACGAATGAAGAAG GTTGTACTGTAGCTTGCACTGATGGTTGCAAAGACGTATACGATGGATGCATAATGGCTGCACATGCACCAGATACTCTGAGAATGTTAGGCAAAGAGGCAACATACGATGAAACAAGAATACTTGGTGCTTTCCAATATGTTTATAG TGATATTTACCTTCATTGTGACAAAAATTTCCTGCCTCGCAACCCAGCAGCATGGAGTGCATGGAATTTTCTTGGAACCATGAACGATAAAGTATGCGTGACATATTGGCTCAATATACTCCAG AATCTTGGTGAGACAGAGCGACCTTACTGTGTAACTCTTAATCCTCCTCACACACCTGAACATACGATGCTTAAGTGGACCACAGGCCACCCCGTACCCTCAGTTGCTGCATCAATAGCTTCATCCGAGCTACATCAAATCCAAGGAAAGAGAGGAATATGGTTTTGTGGAGCATATCAAG GCTATGGTTTCCATGAGGATGGACTAAAG GCAGGCGCGATTGCTGCACAAGGTCTGCTTAAGAGAAACTATAGTGTCCTGAACAATCCAAAACACATGGTTCCTACCTGGAAAGAAACAGGAGCACGCCTCCTCGTTACTAGATTTCTCAAGAGTTTCATTTCAACAGGATGCATAAT CTTGTTAGAAGAAGGGGGCACGATGTTCACCTTCGAAGGAACAGAGAATAAAAGCTCTCTTAAAGTTTCTCTTAGAGTTCATAGTCCGCGGTTTTACTGGAAG GTAGCAACTCAAGGTGACTTAGGCCTTGCCGATGCTTTTATTCAAGGGGATTTTTCTTTTGTTGATAAGAATGAAGGTCTTCTTAATCTTTTCATG ATTTTTGTTAACAACAGAGATTTGAAAGCATCAGTGACAAGGTCTAGTAAGAAAAG AGGCTGGTGGACACCATTGCTTTTTACAGCTGCAGTATCATCTGCAAAATATTTCGTTCGACATGTTTCAAATCAAAACACCCTGACTCAGGCTCGTCGGAACATCTCTCGTCACTATGACCTG AGTAATGAACTCTTCTCTCTATTTCTAGATGAgacaatgacatattcatgtgcAATTTTTAAG AGTGAAGAGGAAGACTTGAAAGTTGCACAGGAGAGGAAAATTTCTCTTCTCATTGAAAAG GCAAAAGTTAGCAAGGAACATCACATTTTAGAGATAGGATGTGGTTGGGGAAGTTTGGCTGTGGAAGTTGCTAAGCGAACAGGATGTAAATATACCGGTATCACTCTCTCTGAACAGCAACTGAAATATGCACAGTTAAGAGTTCAGCAAGCAGGCCTTCAG GATCACATAACATTTCTCTTATGTGACTATCGCCAATTGCCAAATATGTCGAGATATGACAGGATTATATCATG TGAGATGTTAGAAGCTGTTGGTCATGAGTTTATGGAGGAGTTCTTTACTTGCTGTGAATCCGCACTTGCAGGAGATGGCCTTCTTGTTCTGCAG TTCATTTCAATACCAGACGAGAGGTATGACGAATACAGGCAGAGCTCTGACTTCATAAAAGAGTATATATTCCCAGGTGCATGCTTGCCTGCACTTAGTCGAGTAACATCAGCCATGGCTGCAGCGTCCAGACTAAG TGTAGAGCACCTAGAAGATATAGGAATTCATTACTATCAAACACTGAGATGCTGGCGGAAAAACTTCCTGCAAAAACAAAG CCAAATTCATGCTTTGGGATTCGACAACAAGTTCATCAGGACATGGGAGTACTACTTTGATTACTGTGCTGCTGGATTCAAAACGTGCACACTAGGAGATTATCAG ATTGTATTTTCAAGGCCAGGGAATATTGCAGCATTTGGTGATCCTTACAGTGCAGTGCCTTCAGCTTATTAG
- the LOC104110155 gene encoding uncharacterized protein isoform X9, giving the protein MKQEYLVLSNMFIAWSAWNFLGTMNDKVCVTYWLNILQNLGETERPYCVTLNPPHTPEHTMLKWTTGHPVPSVAASIASSELHQIQGKRGIWFCGAYQGYGFHEDGLKAGAIAAQGLLKRNYSVLNNPKHMVPTWKETGARLLVTRFLKSFISTGCIILLEEGGTMFTFEGTENKSSLKVSLRVHSPRFYWKVATQGDLGLADAFIQGDFSFVDKNEGLLNLFMIFVNNRDLKASVTRSSKKRGWWTPLLFTAAVSSAKYFVRHVSNQNTLTQARRNISRHYDLSNELFSLFLDETMTYSCAIFKSEEEDLKVAQERKISLLIEKAKVSKEHHILEIGCGWGSLAVEVAKRTGCKYTGITLSEQQLKYAQLRVQQAGLQDHITFLLCDYRQLPNMSRYDRIISCEMLEAVGHEFMEEFFTCCESALAGDGLLVLQFISIPDERYDEYRQSSDFIKEYIFPGACLPALSRVTSAMAAASRLSVEHLEDIGIHYYQTLRCWRKNFLQKQSQIHALGFDNKFIRTWEYYFDYCAAGFKTCTLGDYQIVFSRPGNIAAFGDPYSAVPSAY; this is encoded by the exons ATGAAACAAGAATACTTGGTGCTTTCCAATATGTTTATAG CATGGAGTGCATGGAATTTTCTTGGAACCATGAACGATAAAGTATGCGTGACATATTGGCTCAATATACTCCAG AATCTTGGTGAGACAGAGCGACCTTACTGTGTAACTCTTAATCCTCCTCACACACCTGAACATACGATGCTTAAGTGGACCACAGGCCACCCCGTACCCTCAGTTGCTGCATCAATAGCTTCATCCGAGCTACATCAAATCCAAGGAAAGAGAGGAATATGGTTTTGTGGAGCATATCAAG GCTATGGTTTCCATGAGGATGGACTAAAG GCAGGCGCGATTGCTGCACAAGGTCTGCTTAAGAGAAACTATAGTGTCCTGAACAATCCAAAACACATGGTTCCTACCTGGAAAGAAACAGGAGCACGCCTCCTCGTTACTAGATTTCTCAAGAGTTTCATTTCAACAGGATGCATAAT CTTGTTAGAAGAAGGGGGCACGATGTTCACCTTCGAAGGAACAGAGAATAAAAGCTCTCTTAAAGTTTCTCTTAGAGTTCATAGTCCGCGGTTTTACTGGAAG GTAGCAACTCAAGGTGACTTAGGCCTTGCCGATGCTTTTATTCAAGGGGATTTTTCTTTTGTTGATAAGAATGAAGGTCTTCTTAATCTTTTCATG ATTTTTGTTAACAACAGAGATTTGAAAGCATCAGTGACAAGGTCTAGTAAGAAAAG AGGCTGGTGGACACCATTGCTTTTTACAGCTGCAGTATCATCTGCAAAATATTTCGTTCGACATGTTTCAAATCAAAACACCCTGACTCAGGCTCGTCGGAACATCTCTCGTCACTATGACCTG AGTAATGAACTCTTCTCTCTATTTCTAGATGAgacaatgacatattcatgtgcAATTTTTAAG AGTGAAGAGGAAGACTTGAAAGTTGCACAGGAGAGGAAAATTTCTCTTCTCATTGAAAAG GCAAAAGTTAGCAAGGAACATCACATTTTAGAGATAGGATGTGGTTGGGGAAGTTTGGCTGTGGAAGTTGCTAAGCGAACAGGATGTAAATATACCGGTATCACTCTCTCTGAACAGCAACTGAAATATGCACAGTTAAGAGTTCAGCAAGCAGGCCTTCAG GATCACATAACATTTCTCTTATGTGACTATCGCCAATTGCCAAATATGTCGAGATATGACAGGATTATATCATG TGAGATGTTAGAAGCTGTTGGTCATGAGTTTATGGAGGAGTTCTTTACTTGCTGTGAATCCGCACTTGCAGGAGATGGCCTTCTTGTTCTGCAG TTCATTTCAATACCAGACGAGAGGTATGACGAATACAGGCAGAGCTCTGACTTCATAAAAGAGTATATATTCCCAGGTGCATGCTTGCCTGCACTTAGTCGAGTAACATCAGCCATGGCTGCAGCGTCCAGACTAAG TGTAGAGCACCTAGAAGATATAGGAATTCATTACTATCAAACACTGAGATGCTGGCGGAAAAACTTCCTGCAAAAACAAAG CCAAATTCATGCTTTGGGATTCGACAACAAGTTCATCAGGACATGGGAGTACTACTTTGATTACTGTGCTGCTGGATTCAAAACGTGCACACTAGGAGATTATCAG ATTGTATTTTCAAGGCCAGGGAATATTGCAGCATTTGGTGATCCTTACAGTGCAGTGCCTTCAGCTTATTAG